The following proteins come from a genomic window of Geomonas sp. RF6:
- a CDS encoding MogA/MoaB family molybdenum cofactor biosynthesis protein codes for MRGAILTLSDKGSRGERVDSSGPALEKYLEERGVTTVRSAVIPDEAALISRTLKEWADGDVADIILTTGGTGVSPRDVTPDATVEVLDRVIPGFGEVMRAKSLQKTPHAMISRAVAGIRGNTLIINLPGSPKGAIENLDAVWAAVPHAVAKIQGDKSDCAVP; via the coding sequence ATGAGGGGAGCGATACTGACCTTGAGCGACAAGGGATCCCGCGGCGAGCGCGTGGACAGCAGCGGCCCGGCGCTGGAGAAGTACCTCGAGGAGCGCGGAGTGACGACGGTTCGCAGCGCGGTCATACCCGACGAGGCAGCGCTGATCTCCCGCACCCTGAAGGAGTGGGCAGACGGCGACGTCGCCGACATCATCCTCACCACCGGCGGTACCGGGGTCTCCCCAAGGGACGTGACCCCCGACGCCACCGTGGAAGTCCTTGACCGTGTCATCCCCGGCTTCGGCGAGGTCATGCGGGCGAAAAGCCTCCAGAAGACGCCGCACGCCATGATCTCCCGCGCCGTCGCCGGGATCCGCGGCAACACCCTCATCATCAACCTCCCCGGCAGCCCGAAGGGGGCCATCGAGAACCTCGACGCGGTGTGGGCGGCGGTGCCGCATGCCGTGGCGAAGATCCAGGGTGACAAGTCGGACTGCGCCGTACCGTGA
- the moaC gene encoding cyclic pyranopterin monophosphate synthase MoaC, with translation MSFNHFDEQGRAIMVDVSAKTPTMRTAIATATVHLKPETLEAIVAGVMTKGDVLGVARLAGIAASKKTPDLIPLSHPLAIHYSGIEFETESATGIVRIQATVRAFERTGVEMEAMTAASVAALTVYDMCKGTDKSIRIGEIALLYKEGGKSGTYRREG, from the coding sequence ATGTCTTTCAACCATTTCGACGAACAGGGACGCGCCATCATGGTGGACGTTTCCGCAAAGACCCCCACCATGCGCACCGCAATCGCCACCGCCACCGTGCACCTGAAGCCGGAAACGCTGGAGGCGATCGTCGCCGGCGTCATGACAAAGGGTGACGTCCTCGGAGTGGCGCGCCTTGCCGGCATCGCCGCCTCGAAAAAGACCCCCGACCTCATCCCCCTCTCCCACCCCCTGGCGATCCACTACAGCGGGATCGAGTTCGAGACCGAGAGCGCGACCGGGATCGTGCGCATCCAGGCGACGGTCCGCGCCTTCGAGCGCACCGGCGTGGAGATGGAGGCGATGACCGCAGCATCGGTGGCGGCACTCACCGTGTACGACATGTGCAAGGGTACCGACAAGTCGATACGGATCGGAGAGATCGCCCTCCTCTACAAGGAAGGGGGAAAAAGCGGCACCTACCGCAGGGAGGGGTAA